In Gemmata obscuriglobus, a single genomic region encodes these proteins:
- a CDS encoding VWA domain-containing protein — protein MNETATTRKTEYVFRRLVDSFDQFGQDLLSALALNAFSLALIGALALVVLARVGYRLASSGRPLKTGVSDASAFGVVWGVVGSLAVFAVLVESMVLLAAARGGSTEVPLWRLLVAVAAVPLGALTALAALFAVFKILFPRRTAASPPRDLPAVALALLTGLLVGTLVVWWVVSYFGVDAQQVKGEADSLATTGDLNKVKWLVLVAFVFGAGALFTLFTYILDMRTAPWFVAVPLALVRTAVYGALCVLFLLPAEQTWEETNKQSRVVILLDITPSVTAVSDEAGATAKKRIDVLIEFLTDEKVAFLKNLLDKNPVAVYAFGTRLDEAPALIPRGAPVWSKGEWDSFRRYDFKPFVLKGLSDAGQAQLRQSSKWGDGPGTADWAQEWFARRGDGELKAFSGLESDADVEALRKNLDKLDKRIDVARTITLGTNVPDAVTAAVTREASNMVQGIVVLSDGRSNLGSESSYAELRDRAGKEKIPVFTVVVGEDRERVAISVTDIQAPDAAPIDEAWKFIVEADGQNLANKEVEVLLDLYAPGNTPVPGRDVKDLTPNETFRQKLVFAPGDPPHGQVEFVIDPAKLPEKLTEPSKDAAIPKPVLKEGKWAARARIARDPQEAFPDPEHFSTVREVSVLRQKLKILLVAGAPSREFTFLRTLLAREVQEQRATLTTFVQNEAGTTGKLTAEQDEVVIRRFPTHFDLRSNKGVDPADRPYNMNEYDVMIAFDPDWSELSAQQAEDLSRWVREGGGGLIFVAGPINTFQLARVEENSKHDPLLKILPVQPADIIAQRIKPIPKSPRRLYLNPKAIIGSDLLRLDDRVQDDPIAGWERFFTDRDRYVKDPDDRVELYPTRGFFSCYPLKPDVGIGGVKAGSAVLAEFADVGDNNEVVKLPYVVTNNPSAAYRTCYIGSGEFHKMRSYEPGEGTGREFFERVWIKMIKYMGGKRNVKAPRGRLLVGKEAVAGAPLRVQARVLNESAKPYEVTAPPPKFLVVQEPKQGDKRTFGPFDMAAKPNPGGGFDGYYAGQVLLDPKQFAADDSTYRVEIEIPDSAGDKLTGEFKIRAADPEMDNKRPDFGAMVRMASEFDKDFQARLTDKVKSELGTKLPKEGNVPRLAFKATDHELLKLIPECMKTETRNTEVRGPVNDLWDKPLRFSVGGLEVRLLDFDLTAERLAVGLNIALVAALVLMVARGVWASVYERIGRTPWLVVMIAVTALEVVALVGLGVMVGVGELDWWYFMVAVGVFLTQVLAFRADWGSGLLILGAALLAAVAVKVVAHRTQFSGDNVQISFALLAVVSLLSLEWLTRKVSRLA, from the coding sequence ATGAACGAAACCGCGACGACCCGAAAGACCGAGTACGTGTTCCGCCGGCTGGTCGATTCGTTCGACCAGTTCGGGCAGGACCTGCTCTCCGCGCTCGCGCTGAACGCCTTTTCGCTGGCGCTCATCGGCGCGCTCGCGCTGGTCGTGCTCGCGCGCGTCGGGTACCGCCTGGCGTCCTCCGGTCGCCCGCTCAAGACCGGCGTCTCGGACGCGTCCGCGTTCGGGGTGGTGTGGGGCGTGGTCGGCTCCCTCGCCGTGTTCGCCGTCCTCGTCGAATCGATGGTGCTGCTCGCCGCGGCGCGTGGGGGCAGCACCGAGGTGCCGCTCTGGCGGCTGCTCGTCGCCGTTGCGGCGGTGCCGCTGGGCGCGCTGACCGCGCTGGCCGCCCTGTTCGCCGTGTTCAAAATCCTGTTCCCGCGGCGCACCGCGGCGTCCCCGCCGCGGGACCTGCCCGCCGTCGCGCTCGCCCTCCTGACGGGACTGCTCGTCGGCACGCTCGTCGTGTGGTGGGTGGTATCGTACTTCGGGGTGGACGCCCAGCAGGTGAAGGGCGAGGCCGATTCGCTGGCCACCACCGGCGACCTGAACAAGGTCAAGTGGCTGGTACTCGTCGCCTTCGTGTTCGGCGCCGGCGCGCTGTTCACTCTGTTCACCTACATCCTCGACATGCGGACCGCGCCGTGGTTCGTGGCGGTACCGCTCGCGCTGGTCCGCACCGCCGTGTACGGTGCCCTTTGCGTCCTGTTCCTGCTGCCGGCCGAGCAGACGTGGGAGGAGACGAACAAGCAGTCCCGGGTGGTGATCCTGCTCGACATCACCCCGAGCGTGACCGCCGTGAGCGACGAGGCCGGCGCGACCGCCAAGAAGCGGATCGACGTGCTCATCGAGTTCCTGACCGACGAGAAGGTCGCGTTCCTGAAGAACCTGCTCGACAAGAACCCGGTGGCGGTGTACGCGTTCGGCACCCGGCTCGACGAGGCCCCGGCGCTGATCCCGCGCGGCGCCCCGGTGTGGTCGAAGGGCGAGTGGGACTCGTTCCGCCGCTACGACTTCAAGCCGTTCGTACTGAAAGGGCTGTCGGACGCCGGCCAGGCGCAGCTCCGGCAGTCGTCGAAGTGGGGCGACGGGCCGGGAACCGCGGACTGGGCGCAGGAGTGGTTCGCGCGGCGCGGCGACGGCGAGCTGAAGGCGTTCTCGGGCCTGGAGTCCGACGCCGACGTGGAGGCGCTCCGCAAGAACCTCGACAAGCTCGACAAGCGCATCGACGTGGCCCGCACCATCACGCTCGGCACCAACGTGCCCGACGCCGTGACCGCGGCGGTCACCCGCGAGGCGTCCAACATGGTGCAGGGGATCGTCGTCCTGTCGGACGGGCGCAGCAACCTGGGCTCGGAGTCGAGTTACGCCGAGCTGCGGGACCGGGCGGGCAAAGAGAAAATCCCAGTGTTCACGGTCGTGGTCGGTGAGGACCGCGAGCGCGTCGCCATCAGCGTCACCGACATCCAGGCCCCCGACGCCGCGCCCATCGACGAGGCGTGGAAGTTCATCGTCGAGGCCGACGGCCAGAACCTTGCGAACAAGGAGGTCGAGGTGCTGCTCGACCTGTACGCCCCGGGCAACACCCCCGTGCCGGGCCGGGACGTGAAGGACCTCACCCCGAACGAGACGTTCCGGCAGAAGCTCGTGTTCGCGCCCGGCGACCCGCCTCACGGGCAGGTCGAGTTCGTCATCGACCCGGCGAAGCTCCCCGAGAAGCTGACCGAGCCGTCGAAGGACGCCGCGATCCCGAAGCCGGTGCTGAAGGAGGGCAAGTGGGCCGCGCGGGCGCGGATCGCGCGGGACCCGCAGGAAGCGTTCCCCGACCCGGAGCACTTCAGCACGGTGCGCGAGGTCAGCGTGCTCCGGCAGAAGCTCAAGATCCTGCTCGTCGCGGGGGCGCCGAGCCGCGAGTTCACGTTCCTCCGCACGCTGCTCGCCCGTGAAGTGCAGGAGCAGCGGGCCACGCTCACCACGTTCGTGCAGAACGAGGCCGGCACCACCGGGAAGCTCACCGCGGAGCAAGACGAGGTCGTGATCCGCCGGTTCCCGACCCACTTCGACCTGCGGTCCAACAAGGGCGTGGACCCGGCCGACCGGCCGTACAACATGAACGAGTACGACGTGATGATCGCGTTCGACCCGGACTGGTCGGAGCTGTCGGCCCAGCAGGCCGAGGACCTGAGCCGGTGGGTGCGCGAGGGCGGCGGCGGGCTGATCTTCGTGGCCGGGCCGATCAACACGTTCCAGCTCGCCCGGGTGGAGGAGAACAGCAAGCACGACCCGCTGCTGAAGATCCTGCCGGTGCAGCCGGCGGACATCATCGCCCAGCGGATCAAGCCGATCCCGAAGTCCCCGCGGCGCCTGTACCTGAACCCGAAGGCCATCATCGGCTCGGACCTGCTGCGGCTCGATGACCGGGTGCAGGACGACCCGATCGCGGGGTGGGAGCGGTTCTTCACCGACCGGGACCGCTACGTCAAGGACCCGGACGACCGCGTCGAGCTCTACCCGACCCGCGGGTTCTTCTCGTGCTACCCCCTCAAGCCGGACGTGGGCATCGGCGGGGTGAAGGCGGGCAGCGCGGTGCTCGCGGAGTTCGCGGACGTGGGCGACAACAACGAGGTCGTGAAACTCCCGTATGTGGTGACCAACAACCCGTCCGCGGCGTACCGCACCTGCTACATCGGTTCGGGCGAGTTCCACAAGATGCGGTCCTACGAGCCGGGCGAGGGCACCGGGCGGGAGTTCTTCGAGCGCGTCTGGATCAAGATGATCAAGTACATGGGCGGGAAGCGCAACGTGAAGGCGCCCCGCGGCCGCTTACTGGTGGGCAAAGAGGCTGTCGCCGGGGCGCCGCTGCGGGTCCAGGCCCGCGTGCTCAACGAGAGCGCCAAGCCCTATGAGGTCACCGCTCCGCCGCCGAAGTTCCTGGTGGTTCAGGAGCCGAAGCAGGGCGACAAGCGGACGTTCGGCCCGTTCGATATGGCCGCGAAGCCCAACCCGGGCGGCGGGTTCGACGGGTACTACGCCGGCCAGGTGCTGCTCGACCCCAAGCAGTTCGCCGCGGACGACTCGACCTACCGGGTCGAGATCGAGATCCCCGACTCGGCCGGCGACAAGCTGACCGGCGAGTTCAAGATCCGCGCCGCGGACCCGGAGATGGACAACAAGCGCCCCGACTTCGGCGCGATGGTGCGGATGGCCAGCGAGTTCGACAAGGACTTCCAGGCCCGGCTCACCGACAAGGTGAAGAGCGAGCTGGGGACCAAGCTGCCGAAAGAAGGCAACGTCCCCCGGCTCGCGTTCAAGGCCACCGACCACGAACTGCTGAAGCTGATCCCCGAGTGCATGAAGACCGAGACCCGCAACACCGAGGTTCGCGGGCCGGTCAACGACCTGTGGGACAAGCCGCTGCGGTTCAGCGTCGGCGGGCTGGAGGTGCGGCTGCTCGACTTCGACCTGACCGCCGAGCGGCTCGCGGTGGGGCTCAACATCGCCCTCGTGGCGGCGCTGGTGCTGATGGTGGCGCGCGGGGTGTGGGCCAGCGTGTACGAGCGCATCGGACGGACGCCGTGGCTGGTCGTGATGATCGCGGTGACGGCCCTTGAGGTCGTCGCGCTGGTCGGGCTCGGCGTGATGGTCGGCGTCGGAGAACTCGACTGGTGGTACTTCATGGTCGCCGTCGGGGTGTTCCTGACCCAGGTGCTCGCGTTCCGGGCCGACTGGGGCAGCGGGCTGCTGATCCTCGGGGCCGCGCTGCTCGCGGCCGTTGCTGTGAAGGTTGTGGCCCACCGCACGCAGTTCAGTGGCGACAACGTGCAGATCAGCTTCGCGCTGCTCGCCGTGGTGTCGCTGCTCTCGCTCGAGTGGCTCACCCGCAAAGTGTCCCGCTTGGCGTGA
- a CDS encoding S1C family serine protease, with the protein MTRLLSALLTALAGAVVSVSVAPAAPVEVDRSVLDAQKQRIAAIKKVHPAVVAVCMPDGGGCGSGVLIDPEGYALTNFHVVQPTGPFPTAGLADGVLYQAVVCGIDKVGDVALIKLVPKEKGKPFPFVQLADSDKVKAGDWSLAMGNPFSLAMDFTPTVTYGIVSGVNRYQPPEGKGLLEYTDCIQIETSINPGNSGGPLFNMNGELIGINGRGSFEKRGRVNSGVGYAISINQIKNFMGHLRAGIDSDHATLGASVGSGSDEGQLPAMVVKQILEESDAARRGIENGDQLLDFGFGRPMTSVNAYKNALGIYPKEWRVPLTVRRNNTTQEYLVRLMGNQEKEREQPPGAGGPPMPPQPAPRPAAPAPKGGDATTAGMYVAKPGYSNWYFNALERDKVLAAFKKQAGDFSAVPNSLLIEGAFKMPDREGPMRAEVVEAKDGAKIALKLNIETTLEPLKQSDLTQQKMPLGSGGLMMALYHYHRFLALGEKGFEGLFAHGGNEPFYPYPVDGSVPKSLAALRVDCAVLLTKHGSVDGKWYFSLKDHTLLGLECYVAKDSKDGLEADPCELYFSSYKDFDGRKLPTRIEVRSSDKRYAVLETAKWTLK; encoded by the coding sequence ATGACCCGATTGCTCTCCGCGCTCCTGACCGCCCTCGCGGGGGCGGTTGTGTCCGTGTCGGTCGCGCCCGCCGCGCCGGTCGAGGTGGACCGGTCCGTCCTCGACGCGCAGAAGCAGCGCATCGCGGCCATCAAGAAGGTTCACCCGGCGGTCGTGGCGGTGTGCATGCCCGACGGCGGCGGGTGCGGGTCCGGGGTGCTGATCGACCCCGAGGGGTACGCGCTTACCAACTTCCACGTCGTCCAGCCGACCGGGCCGTTCCCCACCGCTGGGCTCGCAGACGGTGTGCTCTATCAGGCCGTCGTGTGCGGCATCGACAAAGTCGGGGACGTGGCGCTCATCAAGCTCGTGCCGAAAGAGAAGGGCAAGCCGTTCCCCTTCGTCCAACTCGCCGACAGCGACAAGGTGAAGGCCGGCGACTGGTCGCTGGCGATGGGCAACCCGTTCTCGCTGGCGATGGATTTCACCCCCACGGTGACCTACGGCATCGTGAGTGGTGTGAACCGCTACCAGCCGCCCGAAGGGAAGGGGCTTCTGGAGTACACGGACTGCATCCAAATCGAGACATCGATCAACCCGGGCAACTCGGGCGGCCCGCTGTTCAACATGAACGGCGAACTGATCGGTATCAACGGCCGCGGGTCGTTCGAGAAGCGCGGCCGCGTGAACTCCGGGGTCGGCTACGCGATCTCGATCAACCAGATCAAGAACTTTATGGGGCACCTGCGGGCGGGGATCGACTCCGACCACGCCACCCTCGGCGCCTCGGTCGGCTCCGGGAGCGACGAAGGGCAGCTCCCGGCGATGGTGGTCAAGCAGATCCTGGAGGAGAGCGACGCGGCGCGGCGCGGGATCGAGAACGGCGATCAGTTGCTGGACTTCGGGTTCGGCCGCCCGATGACCAGCGTGAACGCGTACAAAAACGCCCTGGGCATCTACCCCAAGGAGTGGCGCGTCCCGCTCACGGTCCGACGCAACAACACGACCCAGGAGTACCTGGTGCGGCTGATGGGCAACCAGGAGAAGGAGCGGGAGCAGCCGCCGGGGGCGGGCGGGCCGCCGATGCCGCCGCAACCGGCCCCGCGGCCCGCGGCCCCCGCGCCCAAGGGCGGAGACGCGACCACCGCCGGCATGTACGTGGCGAAGCCGGGCTACTCCAACTGGTACTTCAACGCCCTCGAACGCGATAAGGTGCTGGCGGCCTTCAAAAAGCAGGCGGGCGATTTCTCGGCGGTGCCGAACTCGCTGCTGATCGAGGGCGCGTTCAAAATGCCCGACCGAGAAGGGCCGATGCGGGCCGAGGTGGTCGAGGCGAAGGACGGGGCGAAAATCGCTCTCAAGCTGAACATCGAGACCACCCTGGAGCCGCTGAAGCAAAGCGACCTCACGCAGCAGAAGATGCCGCTCGGGAGCGGCGGGCTGATGATGGCGCTGTACCACTACCACCGGTTCCTGGCGCTCGGCGAGAAGGGGTTCGAGGGGCTGTTCGCGCACGGGGGTAACGAGCCGTTCTACCCGTACCCGGTGGACGGGAGCGTTCCGAAGTCGCTCGCGGCGCTGCGGGTCGACTGCGCGGTGCTCCTGACCAAGCACGGATCGGTTGACGGCAAGTGGTACTTCTCCCTCAAGGACCACACGCTCTTGGGCTTGGAGTGCTACGTTGCGAAGGACTCGAAGGACGGGCTCGAAGCCGACCCGTGCGAACTGTACTTCTCGAGTTACAAAGACTTCGACGGGCGGAAGCTCCCGACCCGCATTGAGGTCCGCTCCAGCGACAAGCGGTATGCGGTACTCGAGACCGCGAAGTGGACACTCAAGTAG
- a CDS encoding PDZ domain-containing protein, whose product MTHLALDRARLWVALAVLAVAATAAVAQPAADVNEATEKAMKAAVAKVAPAVVQVTMSGGTDFFKEQPKNGPPGARPAPGMRKGTGPTTGLIVSPQGHVITSSFNFVGNNLADAKQITACEVAIPGKDRRFVYHVIGRDETRMLTLLAPADKTKAPTGLTPAQPLPKADVEIGQWALALGRALDTNVESLPAMSVGIVSATNRIWGKAIQTDAKASPVNYGGPLVSVDGRVYGVVVPASSRAEGETAGVDVYDGGIGFAVPLEDVLKVLPKLQQGTGEKPVVLRRGLLGITQQGTGMYIPPVVGSVQPDSAAARAGIKVGDTITEINGTKVPTYSTLQHVMGPLYEDDVISLKVSRGGKDVEFKGVKLLGTSAAFVSAYFGVLPMRDDPGPGVEVRFVYPKSPADTAGIKAGDRIMKFGPGTPVPVQNRQALMQVAQRLTPGTEVKVEVKRKEGGKVETLTTTLTPAPNEVPEKLPLPSSAGKALEGQPKPKENPKDPFPKKDPFGKAPFSDVRAETQDEKKDDPKKDKPKVETGFLTRNDQALGREYWLYVPDNYDANVSHGLVVWFHPAGQGGKDGEKMSTTFRNFAEDNHFIVMGPKAGAEAGWRPGETELVVNDVKAVMGEYTIDKTRVVAHGLGNGGEMAFYVGFNARDLFRGVAPVGAALGNPPKDNIPNQPLSFFITAGDKDPLLKDIQASQKLLAEQKRFPVIFREMKESGKEYYDQRTFTDFLNWLDSLDRI is encoded by the coding sequence ATGACGCACCTGGCCCTTGACCGCGCGCGCCTGTGGGTGGCGCTGGCGGTACTCGCCGTGGCCGCAACGGCGGCCGTCGCGCAACCCGCCGCTGATGTAAACGAGGCGACCGAGAAGGCCATGAAGGCGGCCGTGGCGAAGGTTGCGCCGGCCGTCGTGCAGGTCACCATGTCCGGGGGCACCGACTTCTTCAAGGAGCAACCGAAGAACGGGCCGCCCGGCGCCCGCCCGGCGCCGGGCATGCGCAAGGGCACCGGCCCGACCACTGGGCTGATCGTGTCCCCGCAGGGGCACGTCATCACCAGCAGCTTCAACTTCGTGGGCAACAACCTTGCGGACGCGAAGCAGATCACCGCCTGTGAGGTCGCGATCCCGGGCAAGGACCGTCGGTTCGTGTACCACGTGATCGGGCGGGACGAGACCCGAATGCTCACACTCCTGGCGCCCGCGGACAAAACCAAAGCCCCCACGGGACTGACGCCGGCTCAACCGCTGCCGAAGGCGGACGTGGAGATCGGCCAGTGGGCGCTGGCGCTCGGTCGTGCGCTCGACACGAACGTGGAGAGCTTGCCCGCGATGAGCGTCGGCATCGTCAGCGCGACGAACCGAATTTGGGGCAAGGCGATTCAGACCGACGCCAAAGCCTCACCGGTCAACTACGGCGGGCCGCTCGTGAGCGTGGACGGGCGGGTTTACGGCGTCGTCGTTCCCGCGTCGAGCCGGGCCGAAGGCGAGACCGCCGGCGTGGACGTGTACGACGGCGGCATTGGTTTCGCCGTGCCGCTGGAAGACGTTCTCAAGGTCCTGCCCAAACTGCAACAAGGTACCGGTGAGAAACCGGTCGTTCTGCGCCGCGGGCTGCTCGGAATCACGCAACAGGGCACCGGGATGTACATCCCGCCGGTCGTCGGGTCCGTTCAGCCCGATTCGGCCGCCGCCCGCGCCGGGATCAAGGTGGGCGACACCATCACCGAAATCAACGGGACGAAGGTGCCGACGTATTCCACCCTCCAGCACGTGATGGGGCCGCTCTACGAAGACGACGTGATCTCGCTGAAGGTCTCACGTGGCGGTAAGGACGTTGAATTTAAAGGCGTTAAGTTGCTCGGTACGAGTGCCGCGTTCGTGAGCGCGTACTTCGGCGTGCTGCCGATGCGCGACGATCCGGGACCGGGGGTTGAGGTCCGCTTCGTGTACCCCAAGAGCCCCGCCGACACCGCGGGCATTAAGGCCGGCGACCGGATCATGAAGTTCGGCCCCGGCACACCGGTACCGGTCCAGAACCGCCAAGCTCTCATGCAGGTGGCGCAGCGCCTCACGCCCGGCACCGAGGTGAAGGTCGAGGTGAAGCGTAAGGAAGGCGGGAAGGTCGAAACGCTCACCACCACGCTCACCCCGGCTCCGAACGAGGTGCCTGAGAAATTGCCGCTGCCCTCCAGCGCGGGGAAAGCCCTCGAAGGGCAGCCGAAACCGAAGGAGAACCCGAAGGATCCGTTCCCCAAAAAGGACCCGTTCGGCAAGGCACCGTTCTCGGACGTGCGCGCGGAGACACAAGACGAGAAGAAGGACGACCCGAAGAAGGACAAGCCGAAGGTCGAAACCGGCTTCCTGACCCGCAACGACCAGGCTCTCGGGCGCGAATACTGGCTATACGTGCCGGACAATTACGACGCAAACGTGTCGCACGGGTTGGTCGTGTGGTTCCACCCCGCCGGGCAGGGAGGGAAGGATGGTGAGAAGATGTCCACGACGTTCCGCAACTTTGCCGAGGACAATCACTTCATCGTGATGGGGCCGAAGGCCGGCGCCGAGGCCGGCTGGCGCCCGGGCGAGACGGAACTCGTCGTGAACGATGTGAAGGCCGTGATGGGGGAGTACACGATTGACAAAACCCGCGTGGTGGCCCACGGGTTGGGGAACGGCGGTGAGATGGCGTTCTACGTCGGGTTCAACGCGCGCGACCTGTTCCGCGGTGTCGCCCCGGTCGGCGCCGCGCTCGGCAACCCGCCCAAAGACAACATCCCCAACCAGCCGCTGTCGTTCTTTATAACCGCTGGTGACAAGGACCCGCTGCTGAAGGACATCCAGGCCAGCCAAAAATTGCTGGCCGAGCAGAAGCGGTTCCCAGTGATCTTTCGCGAGATGAAGGAGTCGGGCAAGGAGTACTACGACCAGCGCACGTTCACCGATTTCCTGAACTGGCTCGACTCGCTCGACCGGATCTAA
- a CDS encoding NPCBM/NEW2 domain-containing protein, with translation MRTPTRIPALLLGLVGLATAGTPAGADDLTTAGGKKLSGKLVAVEADNITFAVGDSKAVIPVRDVVVIDLGNKVGLLPKDASTFSEIELTDGSTFRVAKFALKDKAFAVDQFPAPAGVGLPKLDIPVSAVFSAMKRADDQKVRDNWKKMLGTRGKRDLYVIAQETGFTFIQGTVLGGGADEKGRPVVNFEKEAGGKEDLLLTRSAGLVFHQPQPASIPATLCKVTDVFGHSLTAANIALTPDGVTVTTVAGVKVTYPSTAALVRFDYALGNVAYLSDLDPQLEVPELAPEEKGKRLNQPAAYLKDRSFANEAIKLDNQTFPKGVVLAPDTVATFNLNGDYSQFKATAGIDENGADASAAARVTIEGDGQVLFSELLKRKDKPKGLVLAVKGVKQLRVIVETDTPLNGNYVTLADARVQK, from the coding sequence ATGCGCACCCCGACCCGTATCCCCGCGCTGCTGCTGGGCCTCGTGGGTCTTGCAACAGCGGGCACGCCAGCCGGTGCGGACGACCTCACCACCGCGGGCGGAAAGAAGCTTAGCGGTAAGCTCGTCGCGGTCGAGGCCGACAACATCACCTTCGCGGTCGGCGACAGTAAGGCGGTGATCCCCGTTCGCGATGTCGTCGTCATCGACCTCGGGAACAAAGTGGGGCTGCTCCCGAAAGACGCCAGCACCTTCTCGGAAATCGAACTGACCGACGGTTCGACGTTCCGCGTCGCCAAGTTCGCGCTCAAAGACAAGGCGTTCGCGGTCGATCAGTTCCCGGCCCCGGCGGGTGTCGGGTTGCCGAAATTGGATATCCCGGTTTCGGCCGTGTTCTCGGCGATGAAGCGGGCCGACGACCAGAAGGTGCGGGACAACTGGAAGAAGATGCTGGGCACCCGGGGCAAACGGGACCTTTACGTGATCGCCCAGGAGACCGGGTTCACGTTCATCCAGGGCACAGTGCTCGGCGGCGGTGCGGACGAGAAGGGGCGCCCGGTCGTGAACTTCGAGAAGGAGGCCGGGGGTAAGGAAGACCTTTTGCTCACCCGGTCGGCGGGGCTCGTGTTCCACCAGCCGCAGCCCGCCTCGATACCCGCGACACTGTGCAAAGTGACCGACGTGTTCGGTCACTCGCTCACCGCGGCCAACATCGCCCTCACGCCGGACGGCGTCACGGTGACCACCGTGGCAGGCGTGAAGGTGACGTACCCCTCGACGGCCGCGCTGGTGCGGTTCGACTACGCGCTCGGGAACGTTGCGTATTTGTCGGACCTCGACCCGCAGCTCGAGGTGCCCGAACTCGCGCCGGAAGAAAAGGGCAAGCGCCTCAACCAGCCCGCGGCGTACCTTAAAGATCGCTCCTTCGCCAACGAGGCGATCAAGCTCGACAACCAGACCTTCCCGAAGGGTGTCGTGCTGGCGCCGGACACGGTTGCCACGTTCAACCTCAACGGCGACTACTCGCAGTTCAAGGCGACGGCCGGCATCGACGAGAACGGGGCGGACGCCTCCGCCGCCGCGCGGGTCACGATCGAGGGCGACGGGCAGGTGCTCTTTTCCGAACTGCTGAAGCGAAAAGATAAGCCGAAGGGGTTGGTTTTGGCCGTGAAGGGCGTCAAACAGTTGCGGGTCATTGTCGAGACCGACACGCCGCTGAACGGGAACTACGTCACGCTCGCGGACGCCCGTGTTCAGAAGTAA
- a CDS encoding HNH endonuclease — MNVGSYSALDSSVLVLNKTFMAVHVISVRRAFCLLCKNLAEVVSMEEGQFATYSFESWSELSAFRAANFRQEDDDWVRTASSELLSPRVVRLLGYDKMPKQTVKFNRRNIFARDHNQCQYCGKKFPTTELSLDHVTPRSQGGGTTWDNIVCACVDCNVRKGGRTPRQANMTLIRKPEKPKRSPLLNLKLTQKKYQSWQSFIDNAYWNVELK, encoded by the coding sequence ATGAATGTCGGCTCGTACTCGGCCCTTGACTCGAGCGTGTTGGTGCTGAACAAGACGTTCATGGCCGTACACGTCATCTCCGTCCGTCGAGCGTTCTGCCTGTTGTGCAAGAACTTGGCCGAAGTGGTCAGCATGGAGGAGGGGCAGTTCGCGACATACAGTTTCGAGTCGTGGTCGGAGCTTAGCGCGTTCCGGGCCGCCAACTTCCGCCAGGAGGACGACGACTGGGTCCGCACCGCGAGTTCGGAGCTGCTGTCGCCGCGGGTCGTCCGGTTGCTCGGCTACGACAAGATGCCCAAGCAGACGGTGAAGTTCAACAGGCGGAATATCTTCGCCCGCGACCACAACCAGTGCCAGTACTGCGGGAAGAAGTTCCCGACCACGGAACTGTCGCTGGACCACGTGACCCCGCGCTCGCAAGGTGGAGGGACCACCTGGGACAATATCGTCTGCGCCTGCGTGGACTGCAACGTTCGCAAGGGCGGACGGACCCCGCGTCAGGCCAACATGACGCTGATCCGCAAGCCGGAGAAGCCGAAGCGCAGCCCGCTGTTGAACCTCAAGCTGACTCAGAAGAAGTACCAGTCGTGGCAGTCGTTCATCGACAACGCCTACTGGAACGTTGAACTGAAGTGA
- a CDS encoding S1C family serine protease, giving the protein MLTRYSALLAVVTVFAAPAAGRAADPFAETVDKANRKLVKIFGAGGFQRLNNYGTGIVISSEGHILTVASQLLDTSDLVVHMHDGQRLRAQVVATEPLLDAALIKIKVEGKKIDEPNGLNLGEKEYFNFEEAVKRGPAAPGDWVLALSNTFEIALREESLSAQRGVISAYTKMAGRRGIFEFPYTGEVYVVDAITNNPGAAGGALLTRKGELIGIIGREIKNTLTETWMNYAIPITGKVEFRDRVTVKDKDGKDVEEEKTVAVTIPDFVRAAMKGEYKTRKRPDIAAGQGGYHGIVFVPNVLERTPAFVEDVVPGSPADKAGLRPDDLVSFIDGEPVVSIKAFGDFMRKNTRAGTVVRLEVRRGEALQTIEMTLGQHPAKPKAPTTPAPPPANKK; this is encoded by the coding sequence ATGCTCACGCGATACTCAGCACTGCTTGCCGTTGTGACGGTTTTCGCGGCGCCGGCGGCCGGTCGGGCGGCCGATCCGTTCGCCGAGACCGTGGACAAGGCCAACCGGAAGCTCGTGAAGATCTTCGGGGCCGGCGGGTTCCAGCGGCTCAACAACTACGGCACCGGGATCGTCATCAGCAGCGAGGGCCACATCCTCACCGTCGCGAGCCAACTGCTCGACACGTCGGACCTGGTGGTCCACATGCACGACGGGCAGCGGCTCCGAGCGCAGGTGGTCGCGACCGAACCGCTGCTCGACGCCGCGCTCATCAAGATCAAGGTCGAGGGCAAGAAGATCGACGAGCCCAACGGGCTGAACCTCGGCGAGAAGGAGTACTTCAACTTCGAGGAGGCGGTGAAGCGCGGCCCGGCGGCCCCGGGTGACTGGGTGCTGGCGCTGAGCAACACGTTCGAGATCGCGCTCCGCGAGGAGTCGCTCAGCGCGCAGCGCGGCGTGATCTCGGCGTACACGAAAATGGCCGGCCGCCGCGGCATCTTCGAGTTCCCGTACACCGGCGAGGTGTACGTTGTGGACGCGATCACCAACAACCCCGGCGCCGCCGGCGGCGCGCTGCTCACCCGCAAGGGCGAACTGATCGGCATCATCGGCCGGGAGATCAAGAACACGCTCACCGAGACCTGGATGAACTACGCCATCCCGATCACCGGGAAGGTCGAGTTCCGGGACCGGGTCACGGTCAAGGACAAGGACGGCAAGGACGTTGAGGAAGAGAAGACGGTCGCGGTCACGATCCCGGACTTCGTCCGGGCCGCGATGAAAGGCGAGTACAAGACGCGCAAGCGGCCGGACATCGCCGCGGGGCAGGGCGGGTATCACGGCATCGTGTTCGTGCCCAACGTGCTCGAGCGCACGCCGGCGTTCGTCGAGGACGTGGTGCCCGGGTCGCCGGCGGACAAGGCCGGGTTGCGGCCCGACGACCTCGTCAGCTTCATTGACGGCGAACCAGTGGTCAGCATCAAGGCGTTCGGCGACTTCATGCGCAAGAACACCCGCGCCGGTACCGTCGTGCGGCTCGAGGTGCGCCGCGGAGAGGCGCTCCAGACGATCGAAATGACGCTCGGGCAGCACCCGGCCAAGCCGAAGGCCCCGACCACCCCGGCGCCCCCGCCTGCTAACAAGAAGTGA